Proteins from a genomic interval of Sporolactobacillus sp. Y61:
- a CDS encoding aromatic amino acid lyase: MIGEGYVDYRGTRMSAEQALSQSGLRKNRLGPKDALAIVSSNVLAAGETSLLADHTEKLVNTANLIYALSLEGFDGNITPLNPRIIETRAALVRNALEGSYLWDGHQRLSLQDPLSFRGGFSIHGSVRDALDIVKKTLTVFVNVSTLRSERLAGLA; the protein is encoded by the coding sequence ATGATCGGAGAAGGCTATGTCGATTACCGGGGGACGCGCATGTCCGCGGAACAGGCGCTCAGCCAGTCGGGACTTCGTAAAAACCGGCTTGGGCCAAAAGATGCCCTGGCGATTGTCAGCTCCAATGTGCTGGCAGCAGGGGAAACGTCACTGCTTGCGGATCATACTGAAAAGCTGGTGAACACCGCCAACCTGATTTATGCCCTGTCCCTTGAAGGATTTGACGGCAACATCACGCCATTAAACCCGCGGATCATTGAAACGCGTGCTGCACTAGTCCGGAACGCTCTTGAAGGCAGCTATCTATGGGACGGACATCAGCGCCTGAGCCTGCAGGATCCGCTCAGTTTCCGGGGTGGTTTCAGCATTCATGGATCGGTCAGGGATGCGCTGGATATAGTAAAAAAGACGCTCACCGTTTTCGTCAATGTATCAACTCTCAGGTCTGAACGACTGGCTGGACTCGCTTGA